The proteins below are encoded in one region of Streptomyces roseirectus:
- a CDS encoding CaiB/BaiF CoA transferase family protein codes for MATAGHGPLAGVRVVELAGIGPGPFAGMLLADLGADVVRVDRPGRPVLAIDPAFDVTNRGKRSVIADLKSPRGTARVLDLAARADVLIEGLRPGVAERLGVGPRDCHARNAALVYGRMTGWGQEGPLAHRAGHDIAYIAVTGALGITGTPDRPPPAPANLLGDYAGGSLYLVVGVLAALHHARATGTGQVVDAAIVDGTAHLTAMLHGMLAAGGWQDRRAANLLDGGCPYYGTYETADGGHMAVGALEPQFYDEFTALLGLDGFADARKDPTRWPALREATAARFKTRTRDEWTAVFEGSDACVAPVLSLREAPHHPHLAARGTFTDHGGITQPAPAPRFSATPTTIRTAPAQPGADAADVARDWGIPGLASD; via the coding sequence ATGGCAACGGCAGGGCACGGACCGCTCGCCGGAGTGCGCGTGGTCGAGCTGGCCGGCATCGGCCCCGGCCCGTTCGCCGGGATGCTCCTGGCCGACCTCGGCGCCGACGTCGTCCGGGTGGACCGCCCCGGCCGTCCCGTCCTCGCGATCGACCCCGCCTTCGACGTCACCAACCGGGGCAAACGCTCGGTGATCGCCGACCTCAAGTCCCCGCGGGGCACGGCCCGCGTCCTCGACCTGGCCGCGCGGGCGGACGTCCTGATCGAGGGCCTGCGCCCCGGTGTCGCCGAACGCCTCGGCGTCGGCCCGCGGGACTGCCACGCCCGCAACGCGGCGCTCGTCTACGGCCGGATGACCGGCTGGGGCCAGGAAGGCCCCCTCGCGCACCGCGCGGGCCACGACATCGCGTACATCGCCGTCACCGGCGCCCTCGGCATCACCGGCACCCCGGACCGGCCCCCGCCCGCCCCGGCGAACCTCCTGGGCGACTACGCGGGCGGCTCGCTCTACCTCGTCGTCGGCGTCCTCGCCGCCCTGCACCACGCGCGCGCGACGGGCACCGGGCAGGTCGTCGACGCCGCGATCGTCGACGGCACCGCCCACCTGACGGCGATGCTCCACGGCATGCTCGCGGCCGGCGGCTGGCAGGACCGGCGCGCCGCCAACCTCCTGGACGGCGGCTGCCCGTACTACGGCACCTACGAGACCGCCGACGGCGGACACATGGCCGTCGGCGCCCTGGAGCCTCAGTTCTACGACGAGTTCACGGCCCTCCTCGGCCTCGACGGCTTCGCGGACGCCCGCAAGGACCCCACCCGCTGGCCCGCTCTGCGCGAGGCGACCGCCGCCCGCTTCAAGACCCGCACGCGGGACGAGTGGACGGCCGTCTTCGAGGGCTCCGACGCGTGCGTGGCCCCCGTGCTGTCCTTGCGCGAGGCCCCGCATCACCCGCACCTCGCCGCGCGCGGCACCTTCACCGACCACGGCGGCATCACCCAGCCCGCCCCGGCGCCCCGCTTCTCGGCGACGCCCACGACGATCCGCACCGCCCCCGCACAGCCCGGCGCCGACGCGGCGGACGTGGCCCGGGACTGGGGCATACCCGGGCTCGCGAGCGACTGA
- a CDS encoding saccharopine dehydrogenase family protein, translating into MSRLKKTDRPYDVVLFGATGFVGTLTAEYLAAHAPEGLRWAIAGRNTKKLERLRERLPGAESVGVLSADVADAASMRALAQQARVVATTVGPYVTHGDDLVGACADHGTDYLDLSGEPEFVDLTYVRHDARARETGARLLHACGFDSIPHDLGAYFTVRQLPEGVPLTVDGFVTADAMISGGTFSSALNQFSRGRQVFAAARDRARHEPRLVGRRATAPASAPRFASEVGAWALPLPTLDPQVVVRSARALPRYGPDFRYRHYAAVRRLPIALGGVAGVGALVAAAQVPPVRRWLSSRLAPGEGPGEEKRARSWFSVRFVGEGGGRRVFTEVSGGDPGYGETAKMFAESAMALALDELPPVAGQVTTAVAMGDALTERLLKAGIRFRVAARV; encoded by the coding sequence ATGAGCAGGCTGAAGAAGACGGATCGTCCGTACGACGTCGTGCTGTTCGGGGCCACCGGCTTCGTCGGCACCCTCACCGCGGAATACCTCGCCGCGCACGCCCCCGAGGGGCTGCGGTGGGCGATCGCCGGGCGGAACACGAAGAAGCTGGAGCGGTTGCGGGAACGGCTGCCCGGCGCCGAGTCCGTCGGGGTGCTGAGCGCGGACGTGGCCGACGCGGCGTCGATGCGGGCGCTCGCGCAACAGGCGCGCGTGGTCGCCACGACCGTCGGCCCGTACGTGACCCACGGCGACGACCTCGTGGGGGCCTGCGCCGACCACGGCACGGACTATCTGGACCTCTCCGGGGAGCCCGAGTTCGTCGACCTGACCTATGTGCGGCACGACGCACGCGCGCGGGAGACCGGGGCGCGGCTGCTGCACGCGTGCGGGTTCGACTCGATCCCGCACGACCTGGGGGCGTACTTCACGGTGCGTCAGCTGCCCGAGGGGGTGCCGCTGACCGTCGACGGGTTCGTGACCGCCGACGCGATGATCTCCGGCGGGACCTTCTCCTCCGCGCTGAACCAGTTCTCGCGCGGGCGCCAGGTGTTCGCCGCCGCCCGCGACCGGGCCCGGCACGAGCCCCGGCTGGTCGGCCGCCGGGCCACCGCGCCCGCGAGCGCGCCCCGGTTCGCCTCCGAGGTGGGCGCCTGGGCGCTGCCGCTGCCCACCCTCGACCCCCAGGTCGTCGTGCGGTCCGCGCGGGCGCTGCCCCGGTACGGGCCCGACTTCCGCTACCGGCACTACGCCGCCGTCCGCCGGCTTCCGATCGCCCTCGGGGGTGTCGCCGGGGTCGGTGCGCTCGTCGCCGCCGCGCAGGTGCCGCCCGTGCGCCGGTGGCTGTCCTCGCGCCTGGCGCCCGGGGAGGGGCCCGGCGAGGAGAAGCGGGCGCGCAGCTGGTTCTCCGTGCGGTTCGTCGGCGAGGGCGGCGGGCGGCGGGTGTTCACCGAGGTGTCCGGCGGGGACCCCGGGTACGGGGAGACGGCGAAGATGTTCGCGGAGAGCGCCATGGCGCTCGCGCTGGACGAGCTTCCGCCGGTGGCCGGTCAGGTGACGACCGCCGTCGCCATGGGCGACGCGCTGACGGAGCGGTTGCTGAAGGCTGGGATCAGGTTCCGGGTGGCGGCCCGGGTCTGA
- the mmpA gene encoding morphogenic membrane protein MmpA, with protein sequence MTSHRAPKPLTDPDRPVERAVNAALILAVLAGFGWIVGMIYTLVQWPL encoded by the coding sequence ATGACGAGCCACCGCGCCCCCAAGCCCCTCACCGACCCCGACCGCCCCGTCGAGCGCGCGGTCAACGCCGCCCTGATCCTCGCCGTGCTGGCCGGGTTCGGCTGGATCGTCGGCATGATCTACACGCTCGTGCAGTGGCCGCTCTGA
- a CDS encoding endonuclease V: protein MTTAQTPADWPATEEEARAIQDALRARVVLDEPGPPPGTGHVTGVDVAYDDERDVVAAAAVVLDAASLEVVAEITAVGRISFPYVPGLLAFRELPTVMAALDALPCEPGLVVCDGYGLAHPRRFGLASHLGVLTGLRTIGVAKNPFTFTHDEPAPPRGSSTPLRAGEEEVGRALRTRAGVKPVFVSVGHRVTLDDACAHTLALTPRFRLPETTRRADALCRRALQEATGTSAQPV from the coding sequence ATGACGACCGCACAGACCCCCGCCGACTGGCCCGCCACCGAAGAAGAGGCCCGCGCGATCCAGGACGCCCTGCGCGCACGCGTCGTGCTCGACGAACCGGGCCCACCGCCCGGGACCGGCCACGTCACCGGGGTGGACGTCGCCTACGACGACGAGCGGGACGTCGTAGCGGCGGCGGCCGTCGTGCTGGACGCGGCGAGCCTGGAGGTCGTCGCGGAGATCACGGCGGTGGGGCGGATCTCGTTCCCGTACGTGCCGGGCCTGCTGGCGTTCAGGGAGCTGCCGACGGTCATGGCGGCCCTGGACGCCCTGCCGTGCGAGCCGGGCCTCGTGGTGTGCGACGGGTACGGGCTGGCGCACCCGCGCCGCTTCGGCCTGGCGAGCCACCTGGGCGTGCTCACCGGCCTGCGGACGATCGGCGTCGCCAAGAACCCGTTCACCTTCACCCACGACGAACCGGCGCCCCCGCGCGGATCGTCGACGCCCCTGAGGGCGGGCGAGGAGGAGGTCGGCCGGGCACTGCGCACCCGCGCGGGCGTGAAGCCGGTGTTCGTCTCGGTGGGCCACCGCGTCACCCTGGACGACGCGTGCGCCCACACCCTCGCGCTCACCCCGCGTTTCCGCCTCCCGGAGACGACGCGCCGAGCGGACGCCCTGTGCCGGCGGGCGCTCCAGGAGGCCACGGGCACCTCAGCGCAACCGGTCTGA
- a CDS encoding WD40/YVTN/BNR-like repeat-containing protein, producing the protein MRRESGRAGTGRKGAVLGVACGVALAALAVAPAQAGAAAPDGRGGARWALKDTGTPSVRFRGLAAVSRDTAWLAGTQGTVLRTTDGGASWRNVSPPGAGELQFRDVEAFDARRAVVLAIGEGEASRIYRTDDGGQTWTESFRNTDARAFYDCMAFFDRRHGLAMSDPVDGRFRILSTADGGRTWTVLPDTGMPAALDGEAGFAASGQCLVTSGPRDVWLATGGGARARVLHSGDRGRTWTAADTPIPAADPARGVFALAFRDPRHGIAVGGDYRADQPSPQAVATTADGGRTWRPAATPPPAYRSGAAWLPHSRTTALAVGPTGTDLTTDAGRTWRPFDTGSFDTVDCTPDLSCWAAGEQGRAARLER; encoded by the coding sequence ATGCGACGCGAGAGTGGCAGGGCGGGCACGGGGCGTAAGGGTGCCGTGCTCGGAGTGGCCTGCGGGGTGGCGCTCGCCGCGTTGGCGGTCGCGCCCGCGCAGGCCGGTGCGGCGGCCCCGGACGGGCGCGGTGGGGCCCGGTGGGCGTTGAAGGACACCGGGACGCCCTCCGTGCGGTTCCGGGGGCTCGCGGCCGTCAGCCGGGACACGGCGTGGCTGGCGGGCACCCAGGGGACCGTGCTGCGGACGACGGACGGCGGGGCGAGCTGGCGGAACGTGTCGCCGCCCGGCGCGGGGGAGCTGCAGTTCCGGGACGTGGAGGCGTTCGACGCGCGCCGCGCGGTGGTGCTGGCGATCGGGGAGGGCGAGGCGTCGCGGATCTACCGGACGGACGACGGCGGGCAGACCTGGACGGAGTCCTTCCGCAACACCGACGCGCGCGCCTTCTACGACTGCATGGCCTTCTTCGACCGCCGCCACGGCCTCGCCATGAGCGACCCGGTGGACGGCAGGTTCCGCATCCTGTCCACCGCCGACGGCGGACGCACCTGGACCGTCCTCCCGGACACCGGCATGCCCGCCGCCCTGGACGGCGAGGCGGGCTTCGCGGCGAGCGGCCAGTGCCTGGTCACCTCGGGCCCGCGCGACGTCTGGCTGGCCACGGGAGGCGGCGCCCGCGCACGCGTGCTGCACTCCGGCGACCGGGGCCGCACCTGGACCGCCGCCGACACCCCGATACCGGCCGCCGACCCCGCGCGCGGCGTCTTCGCCCTGGCCTTCCGCGACCCCCGTCACGGCATCGCCGTCGGCGGCGACTACCGCGCGGACCAGCCCTCCCCGCAGGCCGTCGCCACGACCGCCGACGGAGGCCGCACCTGGCGCCCCGCCGCCACACCCCCGCCCGCCTACCGCTCCGGCGCCGCCTGGCTGCCCCACAGCCGCACCACGGCCCTCGCCGTGGGCCCCACGGGCACCGACCTCACCACCGACGCGGGCCGCACCTGGCGCCCCTTCGACACCGGCTCCTTCGACACCGTGGACTGCACCCCCGACCTCTCCTGCTGGGCGGCGGGCGAACAGGGCAGAGCGGCCCGCCTGGAACGCTGA
- a CDS encoding SsgA family sporulation/cell division regulator, producing the protein MSTVIEQPVEARLVAAAPRMQSIPATLHYDRTDPFAVHMAFPAPATLEGVEVCWTFARDLLAAGLEGPEGSGDVRVRPYGYDRTVLEFHAPEGMAVVHVHSQDVRRFLKATDELVPVGLEHLQLDLDHDLAELMRDAI; encoded by the coding sequence ATGTCCACCGTCATCGAGCAGCCCGTAGAGGCCCGTCTGGTCGCCGCCGCGCCTCGGATGCAGAGCATCCCCGCCACCCTGCACTACGACCGGACCGATCCGTTCGCGGTGCACATGGCGTTCCCGGCGCCGGCCACGCTGGAGGGCGTCGAAGTGTGCTGGACGTTCGCGAGGGACCTGCTCGCGGCGGGTCTGGAGGGCCCGGAGGGTTCGGGTGACGTGCGGGTGCGCCCGTACGGCTACGACCGCACGGTGCTGGAGTTCCACGCCCCGGAGGGCATGGCCGTCGTGCACGTGCACTCGCAGGACGTACGGCGGTTCCTGAAGGCGACGGACGAGCTGGTGCCGGTCGGCCTGGAGCACCTGCAGCTCGACCTGGACCACGACCTGGCGGAGCTGATGCGGGACGCCATCTGA
- a CDS encoding ABC-F family ATP-binding cassette domain-containing protein, translating to MSRSITLSALSFVWPDGTSVFEDLDAAFAPGRTGLVGVNGSGKSTLLKLIAGELTPADGTVRIAGEVGYLPQNVTLGTALRVDEALGIDRQRAALHAIEAGDASEAHFEAVGDDWDVEERALATLSELGLGHIGLDRTIGEVSGGESVLLRLAALLLRRPDVLLLDEPTNNLDLHARARLYAAVSAFPGVLVVVSHDRELLDLVDQIADLRAGEITWYGGNFSAYEESLAVEQEAAERMVRVAEADVRRQKRELSDAQVKLAKRKKFGQKMQEQKREPKIVMGLRKRSAQEAAGKHRILHQERLAEARERLDEAVEAVRDDDEIRVDLPFTAVPPGRGVLTLLDLETVYGARVGSLDLRGPERVALVGRNGAGKTTLLRTIAGELAPVAGEATVHVPVRFLPQRLDVLDDELTVAENVARFAPDATNNRVRARLARFLFRGGRADQRAGTLSGGERFRAALAALMLAEPAPQLLLLDEPTNNLDLASVRQLTTALESYEGALVVASHDLPFLRSIGVTRWLELDGGLREGVPG from the coding sequence TTGAGTCGTTCCATCACCCTTTCCGCCCTCTCCTTCGTCTGGCCCGACGGCACGTCCGTCTTCGAGGACCTGGACGCCGCCTTCGCCCCCGGCAGAACGGGGCTCGTCGGGGTCAACGGATCCGGTAAATCAACCCTGTTGAAGCTGATCGCCGGCGAACTGACCCCGGCCGACGGCACCGTCCGGATCGCCGGCGAGGTCGGCTACCTGCCGCAGAACGTCACGCTGGGCACGGCCCTGAGGGTCGACGAGGCCCTGGGGATCGACCGGCAGCGGGCCGCCCTGCACGCCATCGAGGCCGGGGACGCCTCAGAGGCGCACTTCGAGGCCGTCGGCGACGACTGGGACGTCGAGGAGCGCGCGCTGGCCACCCTGAGCGAGCTGGGGCTCGGGCACATCGGCCTGGACCGCACGATCGGCGAGGTGTCCGGCGGCGAGTCGGTGCTGCTGCGGCTGGCCGCGCTGCTGCTGCGCCGTCCCGACGTCCTGCTGCTCGACGAGCCGACCAACAACCTCGACCTCCACGCGCGCGCACGCCTGTACGCCGCCGTGAGCGCCTTCCCGGGCGTCCTGGTCGTCGTCAGTCACGACCGTGAACTCCTCGATCTGGTCGACCAGATCGCCGACCTGCGCGCGGGCGAGATCACCTGGTACGGCGGCAACTTCAGCGCGTACGAGGAGTCGCTGGCCGTGGAGCAGGAGGCGGCCGAGCGGATGGTGCGCGTCGCGGAGGCGGACGTGCGCCGGCAGAAGCGCGAACTGAGCGACGCGCAGGTGAAGTTGGCCAAGCGCAAGAAGTTCGGCCAGAAGATGCAGGAGCAGAAGCGCGAGCCGAAGATCGTCATGGGGCTGCGCAAGCGGTCCGCCCAGGAGGCGGCGGGCAAGCACCGGATCCTGCACCAGGAGCGCCTGGCGGAGGCCAGGGAGCGGCTGGACGAGGCGGTGGAGGCGGTCCGGGACGACGACGAGATCCGCGTCGACCTGCCGTTCACGGCCGTGCCGCCGGGCCGGGGCGTGCTGACGCTGCTGGACCTGGAGACCGTGTACGGCGCGCGCGTGGGGAGCCTCGATCTGCGCGGGCCCGAGCGGGTGGCGCTGGTCGGGCGCAACGGGGCGGGCAAGACGACGCTGCTGCGGACGATCGCCGGGGAACTGGCGCCGGTCGCGGGCGAGGCCACCGTCCATGTCCCCGTGCGGTTCCTGCCGCAGCGGCTCGACGTGCTGGACGACGAGCTGACGGTGGCCGAGAACGTGGCCAGGTTCGCGCCTGACGCGACGAACAACCGGGTCCGGGCCCGGCTGGCCCGGTTCCTGTTCCGGGGCGGCAGGGCGGACCAGAGGGCCGGGACGCTGTCGGGCGGCGAGCGGTTCCGGGCGGCGCTGGCCGCGCTGATGCTCGCCGAGCCCGCGCCGCAGCTCCTGCTGCTGGACGAGCCGACGAACAACCTGGACCTGGCGAGCGTGCGCCAGTTGACGACGGCCCTGGAGTCGTACGAGGGCGCGCTGGTCGTCGCGAGCCACGACCTGCCGTTCCTCAGGTCGATCGGGGTGACGCGGTGGCTGGAGCTGGACGGCGGGCTGCGCGAGGGCGTCCCGGGGTGA
- the ddaH gene encoding dimethylargininase produces MPSKKALIRRPGPRLAEGLVTHIERRKVDHALALEQWEAYVEALSAHGWETVEVEPADDCPDAVFVEDTVVVFRNVALITRPGARSRRGETAGVEEAVARLGCSVNWIWEPGTLEGGDVLKVGDTVYVGRGGRTNAVGIQQLRAAFEPLGARVVAVPVSRVLHLKSAVTALPDGTVLGHIPQVDRPSLFPRFLSVPEESGAHAVLLGGHTLLMAASAPKSAELLTDLGYEVVTVDISEFEKLEGCVTCLSVRLRELYD; encoded by the coding sequence GTGCCCAGCAAGAAGGCCCTCATCCGCCGCCCCGGCCCGCGCCTCGCCGAAGGACTGGTCACGCACATCGAACGCCGGAAGGTCGACCACGCGCTCGCCCTGGAGCAGTGGGAGGCGTACGTCGAGGCGCTGTCCGCGCACGGCTGGGAGACGGTCGAGGTGGAGCCGGCCGACGACTGTCCGGACGCGGTGTTCGTCGAGGACACCGTCGTCGTGTTCCGCAACGTCGCCCTGATCACCCGTCCCGGCGCGCGCTCGCGCCGGGGCGAGACGGCCGGGGTGGAGGAGGCGGTGGCCCGGCTGGGCTGCTCGGTGAACTGGATCTGGGAGCCGGGCACCCTGGAGGGCGGCGACGTCCTCAAGGTCGGCGACACGGTCTACGTCGGCCGGGGCGGGCGCACCAACGCGGTCGGCATCCAGCAGCTGCGGGCGGCCTTCGAGCCGCTGGGCGCGCGCGTGGTGGCCGTTCCGGTCAGCCGGGTGCTGCACCTGAAGTCGGCGGTCACCGCACTGCCCGACGGGACGGTGCTCGGGCACATCCCGCAGGTCGACCGGCCGTCCCTGTTCCCGCGCTTCCTGTCGGTGCCGGAGGAGTCCGGCGCTCACGCGGTGCTGCTCGGCGGGCACACGCTGCTGATGGCGGCGAGCGCGCCGAAGTCGGCGGAGCTGCTGACCGACCTCGGGTACGAGGTGGTGACCGTCGACATCAGCGAGTTCGAGAAGCTGGAGGGGTGTGTGACGTGTCTCTCGGTGCGGCTGCGCGAGCTGTACGACTGA
- a CDS encoding acyl-ACP desaturase has product MTITSPHLGSSAGWTDARLLYALEEVVEKELDRHLKVTKDWMPHEYVPWSDARNFPGFFEDGEAWGKEQSKVTEIGRIALVVNLLTEDNLPSYHHEIATLFGRDGAWGTWVHRWTAEEGRHGIVMRDYLLASRAVDPDKLEQFRMAHMSEGFESDNSHSMLHSVAYVSFQELATRISHRNTGHQSGDPVCDRMLARIAADENLHMIFYRNLLKAAFEIAPDLTMQAVRDVVVNFRMPGHGIPGFERAAAQMAIGEVYNMRIHHDDVLAPVLRFLKVMEIDGLGPEGRRAQEELGMFMGGLDAEARKFDEKLAARKARMAARASA; this is encoded by the coding sequence GTGACGATCACCTCTCCCCACCTGGGCAGCTCCGCCGGCTGGACCGACGCCCGGCTGCTGTACGCGCTGGAGGAAGTGGTCGAGAAGGAACTCGACCGGCACCTGAAGGTCACCAAGGACTGGATGCCGCACGAGTACGTCCCCTGGAGCGACGCCCGCAACTTCCCCGGCTTCTTCGAGGACGGCGAGGCGTGGGGCAAGGAGCAGTCGAAGGTCACCGAGATCGGCCGGATCGCCCTGGTCGTCAACCTGCTGACCGAGGACAACCTGCCGAGCTACCACCACGAGATCGCCACCCTCTTCGGGCGCGACGGCGCCTGGGGCACGTGGGTGCACCGCTGGACGGCCGAGGAGGGCCGGCACGGCATCGTCATGCGCGACTACCTGCTCGCCTCGCGCGCGGTGGACCCCGACAAGCTGGAGCAGTTCCGCATGGCCCACATGAGCGAGGGCTTCGAGTCGGACAACAGCCACTCCATGCTGCACTCCGTGGCCTACGTCTCCTTCCAGGAGCTGGCCACCCGCATCTCGCACCGCAACACCGGCCACCAGTCCGGCGACCCGGTCTGCGACCGCATGCTGGCCCGGATCGCGGCCGACGAGAACCTGCACATGATCTTCTACCGCAACCTCCTGAAGGCCGCGTTCGAGATCGCCCCCGACCTCACGATGCAGGCCGTCCGGGACGTCGTCGTCAACTTCCGGATGCCCGGTCACGGCATCCCCGGGTTCGAGCGGGCCGCCGCGCAGATGGCCATCGGCGAGGTCTACAACATGCGCATCCACCACGACGACGTGCTCGCGCCCGTGCTGCGCTTCCTCAAGGTCATGGAGATCGACGGACTCGGCCCCGAGGGGCGCCGGGCGCAGGAGGAGCTGGGCATGTTCATGGGCGGGCTCGACGCGGAGGCGCGGAAGTTCGACGAGAAGCTGGCGGCGCGCAAGGCGCGGATGGCGGCGCGCGCGAGCGCGTGA
- a CDS encoding WhiB family transcriptional regulator, which yields MSTDTRYVPDLSWQQEALCAQTGSEFFFPEPGSSVREAKRICGLCPIRPACLDHALRHDEQFGVWGGLSEKERHHLRRH from the coding sequence ATGTCCACCGACACGAGGTACGTCCCCGACCTCTCCTGGCAGCAGGAGGCCCTGTGCGCACAGACCGGGTCGGAGTTCTTCTTCCCGGAACCGGGCAGCTCGGTCCGCGAGGCCAAGCGGATCTGCGGCCTGTGCCCGATCCGCCCGGCCTGCCTCGACCACGCCCTCAGGCACGACGAGCAGTTCGGCGTCTGGGGCGGCCTCTCGGAGAAGGAACGCCACCACCTCAGACGCCACTGA
- a CDS encoding VOC family protein: protein MLTTRFVKGAVNWIDLGTPDVGGASEFYGALFGWRFVSAGPQAGGYGFFQLDGSAVAGGMETTPEQGPPSWTLYFQTPDARATAQAAERAHGRVVVKPMEVMDQGTMAILADEADVVFGLWQPALNPGLGLVNVPGSLCWTELYTADVAAAAAFYHAALGHETSAMPYPGGTYTCVNPEGQGEDAMFAGYVPLADAPDEDSAYWLPYFEVPDTDAAVATAVERGASVRSPAVDLPGVGRFAKLADPYGARFAVITSATEGES, encoded by the coding sequence ATGCTCACCACACGGTTCGTGAAGGGCGCTGTGAACTGGATCGACCTCGGGACACCCGACGTCGGGGGCGCGAGCGAGTTCTACGGCGCGCTGTTCGGCTGGCGGTTCGTGTCGGCGGGGCCGCAGGCGGGCGGGTACGGGTTCTTCCAGCTCGACGGCAGCGCCGTCGCGGGCGGGATGGAGACGACGCCGGAGCAGGGGCCGCCGTCCTGGACGCTGTACTTCCAGACGCCGGACGCGCGTGCGACGGCGCAGGCGGCCGAGCGGGCGCACGGGCGCGTGGTGGTCAAGCCGATGGAGGTCATGGACCAGGGCACGATGGCGATCCTCGCGGACGAGGCCGACGTGGTGTTCGGCCTCTGGCAGCCCGCGCTGAACCCCGGCCTCGGCCTCGTGAACGTGCCGGGGTCCCTGTGCTGGACCGAGCTCTACACGGCCGACGTCGCCGCTGCCGCCGCCTTCTACCACGCCGCCCTCGGGCACGAGACCTCCGCGATGCCCTACCCCGGCGGCACCTACACCTGCGTCAACCCCGAGGGCCAGGGCGAGGACGCGATGTTCGCCGGCTACGTCCCCCTCGCCGACGCGCCCGACGAGGACAGCGCGTACTGGCTCCCGTACTTCGAGGTGCCCGACACGGACGCGGCGGTCGCGACGGCGGTGGAGCGGGGCGCCAGCGTACGCTCACCGGCCGTCGACCTGCCGGGCGTCGGCCGGTTCGCGAAGCTGGCGGATCCCTACGGGGCACGGTTCGCGGTGATCACGAGCGCGACGGAGGGGGAGAGCTGA
- a CDS encoding multicopper oxidase domain-containing protein, with the protein MDGTGLDRRTLLGGAAVAASIGLTPAARTAVAAPSGGQVRHLTMYAERLPDGQLGYGFEKGRATVPGPLIELYEGDTVHIAFENTLDVPVSLHVHGLDYEITSDGTKMNRSHVEPGATRTYTWRTHLPGRRADGTWRAGSAGYWHYHDHVVGTEHGTGGIRKGLYGPVIVRRKGDVLPDATHTIVFNDMLINNKPAHSGPDFEATVGDRVEFIMITHGEYYHTFHMHGHRWADNRTGLLTGPDDPTRVIDNKIVGPADSFGFQVVAGEGVGAGAWMYHCHVQSHSDMGMVGLFLVKKPDGTIPGYEPPHEH; encoded by the coding sequence ATGGACGGAACCGGACTCGACCGGCGGACCCTGCTCGGCGGCGCGGCCGTCGCCGCCTCGATCGGCCTCACCCCCGCCGCCCGGACAGCCGTCGCGGCGCCCTCCGGCGGCCAGGTCAGACACCTCACGATGTACGCCGAGCGCCTTCCCGACGGGCAACTCGGCTACGGCTTCGAGAAGGGCAGGGCGACGGTCCCCGGCCCCCTCATCGAACTGTACGAGGGCGACACCGTCCACATCGCGTTCGAGAACACCCTCGACGTACCCGTCAGCCTCCACGTCCACGGCCTCGACTACGAGATCACCAGCGACGGCACGAAGATGAACCGCAGCCACGTCGAGCCCGGCGCCACCCGCACCTACACCTGGCGCACCCATCTCCCCGGCCGCCGCGCCGACGGCACCTGGCGCGCGGGCAGCGCGGGCTACTGGCACTACCACGACCACGTCGTCGGCACCGAACACGGCACCGGCGGTATCCGCAAGGGCCTGTACGGGCCGGTGATCGTGCGCCGCAAGGGCGACGTCCTGCCGGACGCGACCCACACCATCGTCTTCAACGACATGCTCATCAACAACAAACCTGCCCACTCGGGGCCGGACTTCGAGGCGACGGTGGGGGATCGCGTCGAGTTCATCATGATCACCCACGGCGAGTACTACCACACGTTCCACATGCACGGTCACCGCTGGGCCGACAACCGCACGGGCCTGCTCACCGGGCCCGACGACCCGACCCGTGTGATCGACAACAAGATCGTCGGCCCCGCCGACTCCTTCGGCTTCCAGGTCGTCGCGGGCGAAGGCGTCGGCGCGGGCGCCTGGATGTACCACTGCCACGTCCAGAGCCATTCCGACATGGGCATGGTCGGCCTGTTCCTCGTGAAGAAGCCCGACGGCACCATCCCCGGGTACGAACCGCCGCACGAACACTGA